tttttataaaaaagacacattttgagCCGAAGCGATAAATTGCAAAGtgaaattatgaatttgcaacgaaacaatgaatgtttaaaacgcaaattttaaacaaaaaaaaacattggaatttccaacctgcaaattttaattttctatcagaataatacaaaaattaaccaaaaaatatatgagtactaaaaataatttaaatgaaaaaaatatataatatgtataatatcaTAAACTTTCCcagtgaaaatttgacaaattatcgATTCATTATTcaaaagttgtaaatttattatcccgggtatttatttaattaaatttcttcttatagaaaatttttgacttgtatgattttttttttaatttttgactctGACCTGATTTCCAGTTTTTTCTAGACCTACGACCACCCTgcagtttaataaaatttttaactaaatttctttataaataaaaaattaattgccttctattattgataattttttttactttgaaatttattgattttcagTTGCTGCTGAAAAATGTCCATCTGAAAACTGCATGACTAGCAGCGATAAATGTCTCGAAACTTCAGATAAAGTTTGCGAAAATCCAGGAGATTCATGTTGTTCCGTTCGTAAGTaatataacaactaaatttttttgttagattttaagtatatcataaattaaaataaataactaaaatattttttaaaagtttgttttctaGGGGGACCCTCCCTACAGTGGATAAaacaacataatttaattaattattaattaaaaatactaaaatattggCAGGTTAGCGACTTAACCGGAAATTCCGGGATATAGGGAATTTCATTGTCCGAgaaaaaaacgggaaatgaccgggactttaatttaaaaatttgggaatataATTCTGATCACAGCAAAATTGagctttacattatttaaataattttagtaatttagaaaagtaatttctacTTGATCTGCAGTCGTAGAGTATATGAGTATCTTTTTTAGATTAcggattcatttatttatttaaaaattaaatcttttgattaaaagttaaactcatttatttaaaaaaaattttttcttattaattttttttattaataattcataattttaattatactgattgttgtaaatttttataatgcatttttaacataacaaattttttcataaggaaatatatttcttcttaatctgaaattaaaaaaaaaattaatgaaatttcaactacttagatgaaaattgaaattttttattaaaaagttaaactactttattaaaaagttaattttcttaaacttaaaattcaactatttcgtttttagttaaaaatttatatttccgaattcaaaatccaacaatttgaatgaaaatgggTCTTTTTAAAAGGtaatcttcttgtctaaaaattcttctaggttgaaaattcaagtattccagttaaatatttatcattttagttgaaaattcatcttttaggttggaaataaaattacctggcttaaagttaaacttttttatttaaaattattttaactttttaattatttaaaattattttttaatttaaaattcgtctttttcagtcaaaattaatGTGTTCTTGgttttacattcatttttttagtcaaaaatgaaattattttatttaaatatttatcgccttagttgaaaattgatctttcaggtttgaaatccaactattctagtcaaatatttacaattttagttgtaatttaatcagttcgtttaaaaatgtagctattttttaaatgagctttttttcgttgaatgtcatttttttaacggaaaatttaacttaagCCACTCGCAtattgaaagttacatttttctttggaaattaatctttttctctaaaaattcttcttggcggttaaaaattaaagttttccagacaaatattcatcattttagtagaaaattcctctttttggttaaaaggtgaactcatttgtaaaaaattattgttattattttttgtttgtttaaaaattcaaaattcatttcttgtgttgaaaaatcaactagtagattgaaaaatcgtgttttctttggctgaaaaggatttttttacaaaaatttaaccatgctgttaaaaatttgtttcttttttggtggaaaattattttattgtactaaagaataaacttttattccacttaaatattccataatattaGTTAAAGTCTCATTTCTTTGGTTtgacattcattttttgattgaaaattaaattattctatttttggttgaaaaatgatattttttagttcaaattaatcttgttgggttaaaattcatcctgtttgtctaaagtttaattatttaattcaaattttcatcatcattgttgaataatttatagtcttggttaaaaatgtatctgtttggttgaacattaagtttttaacttaaaatttaattatttaagttttgattgacacTTTAtcttttttccactaaaaattaattttcgtttgtgtaaaaatttaactatttcagtgaaaaatacattatttttgttgaaaactcatatttttttaataaaattccaactactccagttaaacattcatatttttgattaaaaattcgtgagttcggttaaaaattaactttattaactaaaaatataaattgtaaaaaattataaaattgtattttttgttagaaaattaattaatcttgtttgaggaaaatatgaatatttttcttcagttgaacgcgaaaattgaaaaacttggcCGTGAAAACCCGCGAATTACAttagtaataaataaacaattcatgttaataaatttaatttaatattaatttatttacgcATATTCGcgctttaaattaattattatccactGTAGGAAAGTTCCTCCTATTTCGACtcgtttttcttattattaactcaaaaatgaaaaataagaatttttcagaaatctaaatatgtacttttttcagttaaatcaGAATATGCGAGTCTGTGCCATCAATTCGGTGGTCTGTGCAGAAGCGACTTTTGCGGCCCAAAACTCCGACGAAGGGCTAATGATTGTGCAGATAATGAAGTTTGTTGTGTTTTAGTctgataaaatcagaaaaaagcaggaaaaatattttgttgatttttaagtaaattgaataataataattattatattttgtataatcctgttgtaaataaatatttaaataatattgcgcaattatttacaatatttttatttaacctaccaaacaaaaatttatcatctaaaaataaaagatgtgTCTCATAAAAACgcgttataaaataaaaagcttgaaaatttataaagcatcaaaattaaatatttattgtacacgatgcaaaatttttttttaaaatgtagtgtTCAATCTTTGTATTTTTCGACAAGCTCTTCAgatttgaacaataaaaactgaaaagctcattaaaatcataaaaaaattgaactttaataagtctaaataataattataaattttttttaagcaatttttaccacatattgtcatttttaattattattcagatttctGTTTTTCAGCTGAACAAACACAAGGTTCGGGAAGGCCAACCAGagcaagcaaatatttttatcttttttttcggtGATAATTAGATTGAGTTATAAATAGAGAAATTAAACTACAAAATAtgctgaaaaaagttaaatagacCTCATATTTTTTActcagaaaatattttcagaaaattatgaaaaatcggtGTAATATTGAGCAAAAACTGTACACAATTTATCGATAATAAATAagcaataaatagtaaataataaataataaatagaggtataatattcatatttccaaagatttcacaaacacatcaaatatttcgcaaagatttctaaagatttcaataatttcctaaagatttcgaaaagattatcgaaagatttaaaagattttagaaatttcacaaatatttcaaaaatcttttaaatatttcgcaaagatttcacaaagtctaTACAAATATtctaaggattttcaaaatattttacaaagtttttaataatttcacaagttttatacaaagatttcaatcatttctcaaagatttcacaaagcttttaaatatttcacaaagatttcaaatattgcgcAATTGGTTCAGACAGATTTCCAAAAATACacagatttcattaattttccaaaaatactcagatagatttcaaagagagCACAAAGATTTCAGTGACTTTCCAAAGATCTcgcaaggatttcaataatttctgaaatattatcagatattccaaaaatatttaaagtttttcgccaagatttccaaagatttctcaaaacttttttaaagaattgattgattttccaaagattttagaaagatttcagtgatttcacaaatattattagatatttcaaaaatacacttgaaatattaaacaaatatttccaaagatttccaagatttcaaatatttcgcaaagctttTAAATAGATTCCCTAAATTGCAAAAAGatataaatgattttccaaagatttaaaaaacttcacaaaTGTTCCGTGAAAATTTGAGATAAGTTTAAGACctttcacaaagtttttaataatttcccaaagatttcacaaagatttccaatatttaccAAAGGTTTataagatttcataaagacttcaatgattttttttaagatttcacaaatatttccaaaatatttgaaatatttcgcaaagatttccaaagatttcaatgatttatgaatttaattgcagaatataacaatgataatatttgaatttttttaataaaaaaatttcatctcagaattttgttctttttgattgaaacgtGGCAAAACGACgcttcaagtaaaaaaaagaaaagaaacataACTACAATGAAGGCAtgacaatttatgtattaatAGGTTATATATTTACATGAATTCCcacaaaaatacatacaaaacattgaaaacttatcaataattatttttaatcactttttcaagaaatttattttcaaattaaatgttttgtaaaatataatttggtctttggaattcaatgaaaataaattgttttttatataatatatgtgttataatttgttttgcctgaaatcaaaagttacacaatttgtttagattcttgtggatattttaataattatttacttaaattacaataattgttttttaaagtaattttgaattgcgcgccaagaGCGGACAACCAGCgcgcagccctaacgcaagcgcagtagcactcGGTGCCGATATCGGCATCATTGGTCCGAAGCTCTCGAGGCATACGGACACAGAACGGAGAGTTTGCGTTAAAAAGAGGAGGGGCTGGATTTCTCGAATCATCCGCAAGCGTCGAAACAGGCGTTTTACGCCTCACTTTGCAgtataataaaaattgcaattttgcagatagaaatttaattcttttgtaatatGAATGAGCGATTAAAAAACTATCGATagcatcaaaaaatgaaaatctagtTTTTAACTCTTAAGaaccctttcttcgcggacggtcacatttGGTATGAAGAATGAAGGAAACGCAGTAAAAGAGTAAGAAGGCGAAAAGAGGAAAAAGAAAGAGATACGTTGCCTGAGGCAATGCAGCCAGACACAGAGGTTCACCATTTTGGTACCTTATGGCGAGGGAATCATGAAGTGTGGAGAGATTGCGGGGCGGAAGGACTTGCCTGGGTTGAGGGGAAACCCCAAGGCTCGAACTAAAaacttcaaatcttaaaaattgaacttccatTTATTCTTTATTGtaatgaaaataagatttttaatataaattaagttttttaatgagaattaatATTGACTTGGTTTCTAGCTTAATTAATGCATAAACTTCAAGGCTTATGTTTCTGGTGGTTAATTAATTCTATTTCATTTAGACCGNNNNNNNNNNNNNNNNNNNNNNNNNNNNNNNNNNNNNNNNNNNNNNNNNNNNNNNNNNNNNNNNNNNNNNNNNNNNNNNNNNNNNNNNNNNNNNNNNNNNCCCCCCCCCCTCATATCGAAACCCCCCCGATATTCATACTCTCAGAAAACCCTAACAATATGGGTATGTATGAAAAAGTCTTGGAGagtagaatttaaatttgataccCTTGACGGAGTTCGAACTAATAATCAAACAGCACGAAATTATATatatagtaatttaattttttttagaataagattTCCCTAGAATGTGCTaacaagaaacaaaataattaattttattaatttatgataaagtaattttaataCCTTTGCTCCaggcttttattttaaatcagattataattaaattatttttaataatatcataaGTGTTACAGGATCTCTTATCTGAGCCAatatgaatgatttaaaataaaattatttctgaagctttcaaaagatttcaaaaatttctgatttgcaccagggaattttgtaaaataattatatgtctTTATTTAAATCAGGAGTTTTTAAATTCCTCTCTTTTAAATCAGAGAGAATCATTTTCCGAAAATTctggttacattttaaaaaatttctattccaagtcaaataataattctttacaaatattccctgtttaaaaaatttagataatttttaatttcaaacaaatgtttacgTGGaaccaagaattttcaaattgtgacgaattctgacttCGAACAAGGATTTTTTCGAATTCCTGTTTTCTAaactaggaaaaaaatattttctaaaatttcacgtTCCATATACGAAATTATCTATTtaaagacgaaatttttattttgtttaaaataaaaatgatatttatttacaaactttttattataattcaaaaatatagtaACTTCCTTTCCTCAAAGTTTGgaagaaataagtttcaaattgtaaatgattctgacttgaaacagtgatttttttatttaattttaaaattagaattaaaattcttccCTTTAAATTCCcgttcattataattatttatgaaaacttCCTGTCCtagagtaaaaattataattccttacaGAAATTTCCTAtcctaacttaaaaaatataatttctggaCTTAAATTCTATGTCAtaacttacaaaaataattctttttgaaaattccctgttcattTTCCGATTTTCCCAATTTCCTGGTCATGTATATACtctataaaaacttttaaaaaaagattaagtatCATTAACCggtgtaattattaattaaataggtTTGAATTGGTAATGCTAaactaatacaaaatttaattaaatattaaaatcattttgttgagcactttttaattatttaataaaaatttggttataattaattaaaaaattgattggtgTGACAAAACAATGTATTTGGCTTAAGAAAAGATTTACATtcttaaatcaatttattattttaaatttaaccttttcttgcatgaattaaatattttattatatccataaaatacaaaatttccttAAACCAAATTATATTATCCcttgaaccaaataattgtatagctcacgaaaaatttcaataattctatcAAATATATTTGTCTAATCAACAaaatgtttttcacaaaaaaaattttgttgagcgTAAAAATCTTTCTGGTTAGATTGACCAAACgttctagaaaaataatttggttggctCAACCAAATAGCCTGGTTATGGGGTAGtgcattcaactatttgttactaattaaacttttttagttgagaaattgcactattttgtttaaaacttatatacACTAACTTCAAatccattgtttaaacaatttaataaaaaatgttttattttaattaaaaactcatttgatcaaattaaaatttaaatattttgactaaaattccactaattgataaaaaattatctttttcgttgaatatacatatttcctagttgaaaattgaagactttttttagaaaattaatttttgattgaaatttaattgtctAATGATAAATTTAACTACACTATTTTGGgttcataattgatttttttttatttataaatttcactatttagttaaaagtgttcaaaaagtAGCATTACATCCattctttaaactatttagttaaaaacttcctaatttgttgaaaattcgtctttttgatagaaaagtaattttctggtttaaaaattcaactcttttattgaaaatttatgtattttgttcaaaaatcaactttttttcacagaaaaataatctttttcgattaaaaattagacttttgaaatatattacatGAAACGACGAATTGCGCACGACATAAATTTTGCTACAACACTATAATTTGTcaactttcttacatttttaaagagataagaacaatttatttgtgggaaaacttattttcaaacattcttaaaaaagttagatgcttttttaaaattatgaaagatttgacatttaaattatttcaagatttttaggaaattttcgattcatttagtattaattttaaaagagtaattccaagatttgaatattttaaatttgtgaaaaaaataataaNNNNNNNNNNNNNNNNNNNNNNNNNNNNNNNNNNNNNNNNNNNNNNNNNNNNNNNNNNNNNNNNNNNNNNNNNNNNNNNNNNNNNNNNNNNNNNNNNNNNTAAGTTTATAAAGTTATCAAAAAGTGTAAaacattttagagcaaaatttggcaatttagctattttacataatttcagaaaaaatttgaataagttcaagagatatttaaaagttttttaactattgaaaaataattaaaacttgtcaaatatttttaggcattttgtaaggtttcactaaaatgaaacaaaaattctgttcctaggaaaaattgaaatgactttttaattcgaaaattaatttttagaaattatttaaacagatttcataacatttcaaaatatttaaaaaattccttatgaagaatccgaaagattttaaggccattgtttaatttttaatcatttaaaaaaacaggaaaaacttgaatatttttttaagatttagaaggcttagaaggtctgacaagattaaaaaagaatcttcttAATGTACGCatgaaaatttagattaattgtttatttaaaaatattaaactaaagagaaaattaaaaagagtccataacatattaaactatttcctaaaattttaaaaactagtacaaaagattttaaataaattaaattcaagaaatatttagaaaaattggagattcaaaaaaagtttttaaatttaagatttttaggaatgtagatatttaaagattaaaacaaaaaaaaaaattaaaagcttcaaaagaatttcgaaagtttttaagaGAGTAAACAAGTTTTCTTAAGATTGCtagaaaaatgtagaagattagtaaagcaatttttacatttttaatgatttatcacAATTTTAGGAAACATTCGAGtcaatgacaaaattttttaggaatttaagactcttgttctcaattctcagaatttaatttccatttaaatttaatttttcaaaacattttaacaaataaatagttgtttaaaatttgtatgttctattattattaatattattttgttgtcttAACAGTATTGAGAACAGTTTCAAATTGGTAAATTTCAATTAGCACTTACCTTAGGTACCTTCAATATTtgtataactgaaaaaaatattgagaaagcATTCAGTGTTACATAAAAGTATTGTTTTATTGATTTGGAGAGAATACTTCatcttaaaaatggtttttttattttgaaaacgtctattatgtttttaaatgtaatacaaaaaattgtatgtaaCGAAGGcgaggggggggggaggtcaaTAGTAATGTGACGGTCTATTTCAGAGGGGAAGGGGTGGGtaaaaaaggtcaaaaataatgtttcgtaatatgtgaacgctcccttatctttatttcaaaaataaaatttttcctgatattGCTTATTAATTATCGATAAtttcgaagacaattttttgaattacatttGCGGGGTGTCTTTAGAATACCCCTAGGAGCTCAACGacgaattcaatggtgaccttcatttttttcttgatcaTGACCTTCAATGTTTTTTCAaggtaaacttaaaaaaaattgaaacccctTTTTTACGTCGGCAATTGATAGAACGGGAAATTTAACATTGAAatatgtacccaagtcataggtacATTGTAACCTTGAAGGTCACTCTAAAGTCATTTGAACTTAAAGAAGGTCTGTATACCTCTGGGTCAAGGTTAAAATGGACCTAAGTACATATTCGTACGTAAAATTTACAGCTGTATCGATTGCCGATGTGAAAAAGGAGGGTTTCTACAGCACAAAATTGACCTTTATATTACCTTGAAGGTCATCGTAAATGTCACGCTTAAGGTCCCTAATAAATAGGACTTGTTAAAGTTAGTAACTTTGCtcgttaagaaattatttgaaaaaacttatattccCAGAGAAACCTTGTTGTCTTTGTTGAGCTTGTTGATCTTGTTGAGAGACCTTGTTGTTTAGATGACCTTAGAATGAccttcaaggtattttcaagctCAACTTtctaaaatggaaaccccctttttcatCGGCAATTCACTGAGCTGTAAATTTTACGTTCGAATGTGTACTCAGGTGATAGATCCAATTTGACCTTGAAACACAGGTACGTAGtccttgtttaatttttaataaccttcAAGTTTACAATATACCTATGACACGAGTAcatatttgaacgtaaaatttcctGCTCTATCGATTGCCAGTGTAAAAACAAGGTGTTTCCATAAAAACGTTTACCTTGAAAAAGCCTTGAGGCTTATTATccaggtcaaaataaaggtcaccattaaattcctcgttgaaagttacttttaAGATTACCTTAACTTCCCTGAAAATATCTTACCTGAGGAATTATTCAGCCACCCCGGGACTTTTGTGATAAcctatatataacaaaaaaaagaggagttcttctgatttttttcgaaacagcGCTCttgaaaattcgggaattttgatCCATAATTACCCCGGTTAATGTTCTTTCATTGTGAATGTTCGATTTTAGGGGAAACTAGTGGAGGAATTCAGAACACGACCACAGACAAGGAGCTACGGGTTTTGAGGTGGGGTTCTGAAGCACTGAGGGTTGGGGAAGAGAGCAAAAGTAGCCGCAGGCCAAATGGGAGACAATGCGCGCTGTTGCCTCAAGCGATCGGTGGCGGACCGAAGCCCTTTTCTCTCACACAGAGAGGTATAACGATGCCTCCTGGCGCCTCCGCAACTCTAACGATAAGCAGCgaaatgaaatattaatgaaGTGGAGTACCCTTCGGGTGTCAGGGCATGCCTCAGGAGTTTTCTGCCCTATTCACTAAAGTTGAACTGAgggataaggggggggggggggggaagaaccactgattccaaaaaaaaaattatatatattaagaaGCATTCAAACttcatttctataaaattaaatatctttttctaaaaaataggttTAGCACGAAAAATTCGAAAGCATTGTCGTTGCTTTAGGACCTCACTTAagttacgtaacagctcaagagAGGGAGGGGGCAATAGATTTTAGATACTGCAAACTATAGCTAAAATAGGACTCAAGATACAGTATACTATAAAATAACTGAGACTCGTGATCTGATTGGCTCATCTGTACTTTATGGAACGATGAGTGAAGTGGCCCCAAATTTTGCATGTAGTAAAGTGTACACGAACACTTGCGCAAACTGATGTGGTACAAAATAATGTGTGACTCGTCCTTCGCCTcgagaataaaattgaattggattggagtggaaATAATTGGCATGTGTTGGAGTGAATTCGACTGGGGCGGATTGAAATGAATTAGATTGTAATGGATTATATTGTAATGTATTGGAAGGGATTGGAATGGATTAGGGGATTCGATGGGATTTGAATGGATTTGAATGGACTGAAGTGGATTTGATTAAAGTTAACTGTAATGGATTAGATTGAATTCGATTGTAGTAAATTGGGTTGGAATAAATTGGAATGATTTGCATTAGATTAGATTGGAGTGCATTagagtggattggaatgaattgtatTGGAGTggattaaagtaaattgaaatagaTTGAAGTGGATTAGAGTGGATTCAATTGTACTGGATTAGATTGGAATGTATTGGAGCGCATACGGTTTGATTGGAATGAATTGCAGTTTATGAAATTGGAGTGGATAGAAATGGATTAGAGTTGATTGAATTAAGATGGATTTAAGTGGATTTGAATGGAtttgattggagtggattggtTTCGAATAGAGTGGATTAGagtgaattcaagagaatttggtTGTGTCGGATTGGAGTTATTTGGACTGGattagaattaattgaattaggTTGAAATGGactggattggaatgaattagatTGGAATAGTTAAGagcaaattcaaatatattagaGTGGATTAGAGTAGATTCTATTGGATGGAAGTGGATTGGAGTGGATATGTTGAATTAGGTTGAATTAAAATTGATGGATTGGATTGATGTCAAGTGGAATGGA
The sequence above is drawn from the Belonocnema kinseyi isolate 2016_QV_RU_SX_M_011 chromosome 7, B_treatae_v1, whole genome shotgun sequence genome and encodes:
- the LOC117177113 gene encoding uncharacterized protein LOC117177113 is translated as MAANEKVTLNSRLSRTVVTKLSTMKIARLSHLSAILFCIYLIHSVAAEKCPSENCMTSSDKCLETSDKVCENPGDSCCSVLKSEYASLCHQFGGLCRSDFCGPKLRRRANDCADNEVCCVLV